The proteins below come from a single Maylandia zebra isolate NMK-2024a linkage group LG23, Mzebra_GT3a, whole genome shotgun sequence genomic window:
- the LOC101483104 gene encoding GTPase IMAP family member 8-like, giving the protein MEANLEETEIRLILIGSRWAGKSSSGNTILRKERFECGRTRTAQSEVRHGLVDGRKLTVIDAPGWSSSLSLAEIPEGDKQRFKLNASKCPPGPNAFLLVIPIDSAFSVEQKTTVEEHMKLLGERVWRYTMVLFTCGDYLGEKTIEEHIESEGQALKWLIEKCLNRYHVFNNKDKNNLSQVTKLLQKIEEMVWYNGGSYYKVEEPIFQVIKEKQKEVAERAEERRKKAEDQRQHMKTLIPEEMKHIPKLQMILLGSRNVGKTSVGNTILGYKDQEDGKRTPKSVACRGFVAKTEIILVDTPGWWKGFPVFDTPEAIKDELMRSMFLCPPGPHVFILVIDADASFNAKHLDAVTSHVELLGDGVWRHTIIVFTRGDWLGTNSIEQYIEGEGEALQSLVEQCGNRYHVVDNKNASDGTQISELLEKITETVAANGWSYFVPDQQIFQTLEERRRKVKEGAMLRQSQVKATRESLGVSSNKLQELRIILLGQKTVGKSATGNTLLHKEVFASSQNEQCQMQDGEVSGRRVTVIDTPGWWQDSSCCTDEIDKEIARGFSLSPAGVHVILLVIPLDLTFRDSQRVTLEDHMNLFHATVWKHAMVLFTYGDKLADKSLEEHIEREHSALRWLIEKCENRYHAINNMKKMDMNQVTELFEKIEEIVAGNSGKLFCPNMNEMHLRFEEMFKRKQLKHVLKQRLVREYGRRELELMKEFKETLHELQNDIRGGATGTKSKSLVGDRVKLATRSTGQGKRDGKEEKLDTKISQKIKKLDEDIEKLSHFLGNSKEFLIPDFKGSSPAPSIPESFLERKQSTGNFEKVLSWLSNLHIGTNVENQLTLNFSQTSGYRSMVPSDTFDFDGEVEVPE; this is encoded by the exons aggAGACTGAGATCAGGCTCATACTCATAGGGAGTAGATGGGCTGGCAAGAGTTCATCTGGTAACACCATTCTGAGAAAGGAGAGATTTGAGTGTGGCCGAACAAGAACAGCTCAGTCTGAAGTGAGACATGGATTGGTGGACGGCAGGAAGCTCACTGTGATTGATGCTCCGGGTTGGAGCAGCTCCCTCTCCCTTGCTGAGATCCCAGAGGGGGACAAGCAAAGGTTTAAACTCAATGCATCCAAGTGTCCGCCTGGACCAAATGCTTTTCTCCTCGTTATTCCAATAGACTCGGCTTTCTCTGTGGAGCAGAAGACGACTGTGGAGGAACACATGAAGCTCTTAGGTGAACGGGTTTGGCGGTACACGATGGTGCTGTTCACCTGCGGGGATTACCTCGGGGAAAAGACAATAGAAGAACACATTGAAAGTGAAGGACAGGCACTCAAGTGGTTAATAGAAAAGTGTTTGAATAGGTACCATGTGTTTAATAACAAGGACAAGAATAACTTATCTCAGGTCACAAAGTTGCTGCAAAAGATCGAAGAGATGGTGTGGTACAATGGTGGCAGTTACTACAAGGTAGAAGAGCCCATTTTCCAAGTCATCAAAGAGAAGCAAAAGGAGGTGGCTGAGAGAGCagaagagagaaggaagaaggcCGAGGACCAAAGACAACACATGAAAACACTCATTCCAG AAGAGATGAAACATATCCCAAAactccagatgattcttctggGAAGCCGTAATGTTGGGAAAACCTCTGTAGGGAACACTATCTTGGGGTACAAAGACCAGGAAGATGGAAAAAGAACGCCAAAGTCTGTTGCCTGCCGGGGTTTTGTGGCTAAAACTGAAATCATTCTTGTTGACACACCAGGCTGGTGGAAAGGCTTCCCTGTGTTCGACACTCCTGAAGCGATCAAAGATGAACTGATGCGCAGCATGTTTTTGTGCCCTCCTGGGCCCCATGTCTTCATCCTGGTGATAGATGCAGATGCATCATTTAATGCCAAACACTTAGATGCAGTGACATCACATGTGGAGCTTCTTGGTGATGGAGTGTGGAGACACACTATTATAGTTTTTACCAGAGGAGACTGGCTGGGAACAAACAGCATAGAGCAGTACATCGAAGGAGAGGGGGAGGCCCTACAGTCTCTAGTTGAACAATGTGGAAATAGATATCATGTAGTTGATAATAAGAATGCAAGTGATGGTACACAAATCTCAGAGCTGCTGGAGAAAATCACTGAGACTGTGGCAGCAAATGGGTGGAGCTACTTTGTTCCAGACCAGCAGATATTTCAGACCCTCgaagagagaagaaggaaggtGAAAGAAGGAGCAATGCTGAGGCAAAGTCAAGTCAAGGCCACACGAGAATCCCTTGGAG TTTCCAGTAATAAGCTACAGGAACTGAGAATAATACTGCTTGGTCAGAAGACTGTTGGAAAGAGTGCAACAGGAAATACTCTCCTGCATAAAGAAGTCTTTGCATCTAGTCAGAATGAACAATGTCAAATGCAAGATGGGGAGGTTTCGGGCCGACGAGTCACAGTGATTGACACCCCGGGCTGGTGGCAGGACTCCTCATGCTGCACAGATGAGATAGACAAAGAAATTGCCCGAGGTTTTTCACTGAGCCCAGCAGGAGTTCATGTTATTCTGCTGGTCATTCCTTTGGACCTGACATTCAGAGATTCTCAACGAGTCACTCTGGAGGATCACATGAACCTTTTTCATGCCACTGTATGGAAACACGCAATGGTTCTGTTCACATATGGAGACAAACTAGCAGATAAATCTTTGGAGGAGCACATTGAAAGGGAGCATAGTGCCCTGCGCTGGTTGATTGAGAAGTGTGAGAACAGGTACCATGCCATtaacaatatgaaaaaaatggaTATGAATCAGGTGACAGAGCTGTTTGAGAAGATAGAGGAAATAGTAGCAGGAAACAGTGGCAAGCTCTTCTGTCCAAACATGAATGAAATGCACCTGAGATTCGAAGAGATGTTCAAGAGGAAGCAGCTGAAACATGTGCTGAAGCAAAGACTAGTGCGGGAGTACGGGAGGAGAGAGCTGGAGCTAATGAAAGAGTTCAAGGAAACACTCCATGAGCTGCAAAATGACATTAGGGGAGGTGCGACGGGCACAAAATCCAAGTCACTGG ttGGTGACAGGGTGAAACTCGCAACCAGGTCTACTGGTCAGGGGAAGAGAGATGGCAAGGAGGAAAAACTAGATACAAAAATCagccaaaaaattaaaaagctgGATGAAGATATAGAGAAATTATCACATTTTCTTGGAAACAGCAAGGAATTTTTGATCCCTGATT ttaaaGGAAGCAGTCCAGCACCTTCTATTCCTGAGTCTTTCTTAGAGCGCAAACAATCAACCGGCAACTTTGAGAAAGTTCTGAGTTGGTTATCGAATCTTCATATCGGCACAAATGTGGAGAACCAGCTGACTCTCAACTTCTCTCAAACATCAGGCTACAGATCTATGGTGCCATCCGACACCTTTGACTTTGACGGAGAAGTTGAAGTTCCCGAGTGA